In Thermomicrobiales bacterium, the following are encoded in one genomic region:
- a CDS encoding DUF6325 family protein, which produces MPFGPIELLVVKFPGNQFTGEIIPAMQELTDHDIIRIVDILFVTKDANGAVTEQELSDLVDDLYAAYDPVVDDVNGLLTHEDAEQLTASMDNNSSAGIMLFENVWAKRFADAVANANGEVILNERIPRSVIEELVASYDESEA; this is translated from the coding sequence ATGCCATTCGGACCTATCGAGCTGCTGGTGGTGAAATTCCCCGGCAACCAGTTCACCGGTGAGATCATCCCCGCGATGCAGGAGCTGACCGATCACGACATCATCCGCATCGTCGACATCCTGTTCGTGACGAAGGACGCCAACGGTGCCGTGACCGAGCAGGAGCTGAGCGATCTCGTCGACGATCTGTACGCAGCCTACGACCCGGTCGTCGATGATGTGAACGGTTTGCTCACCCACGAGGACGCCGAACAGTTGACCGCGTCCATGGACAACAATTCGTCAGCCGGCATCATGCTCTTTGAGAACGTCTGGGCCAAGCGCTTCGCCGACGCCGTCGCGAACGCGAACGGCGAGGTAATACTGAACGAACGCATCCCCCGGTCCGTGATCGAAGAGCTTGTCGCCTCCTACGACGAATCAGAGGCCTGA
- a CDS encoding SHOCT domain-containing protein, whose translation MIRRRPAARSGPSLVGTMARTAVIAGTATAVSGNVAARGAQRAQAQQQQNAAQQAAINTQVEVEQMRQQIDSLQAQQVQAAAEPAAAPAAGGADMIAQLQQLGELRTAGILNDAEFEAAKARILAG comes from the coding sequence ATGATCAGAAGACGACCAGCCGCACGCTCCGGCCCGAGCCTCGTCGGCACGATGGCGCGCACTGCTGTCATCGCCGGAACGGCGACTGCCGTTTCCGGCAACGTCGCCGCACGCGGCGCACAACGAGCGCAGGCGCAGCAACAGCAGAACGCCGCGCAGCAGGCGGCGATCAACACCCAGGTTGAGGTTGAGCAGATGCGCCAGCAGATCGACTCGTTACAGGCGCAACAGGTGCAAGCAGCAGCAGAACCCGCAGCTGCGCCAGCGGCAGGCGGTGCGGACATGATCGCGCAATTGCAACAGCTCGGTGAATTGCGAACTGCCGGGATTCTCAACGACGCAGAGTTTGAAGCCGCAAAGGCACGAATCCTGGCGGGCTAA
- a CDS encoding TMEM198/TM7SF3 family protein, whose amino-acid sequence MGDIIIGLALITIGLVGCLLGLRVFFVALPIIGFVAGFFVGAAGIAAIAGDSFLANTTGVIVGFIVGLVFAAVSYFFWYFGALLSAAASGALLGSALMEIIGVSSGVAVFLVAAAVALVFFIGAMVLALPIYVVIINTAFAGAAGIVTGLLLLFNQIDRIDLNYGLAWATVEESWFWMIAWIVLTVIGILYQMQSIASVKLPEDRWTQAQQPA is encoded by the coding sequence ATGGGGGATATCATCATCGGCCTGGCACTCATCACAATCGGGCTGGTTGGTTGCCTGTTGGGTCTGCGCGTCTTCTTCGTGGCGTTGCCGATCATCGGCTTCGTTGCCGGCTTCTTCGTTGGTGCCGCGGGCATCGCCGCAATTGCGGGTGATAGCTTCCTGGCCAACACAACCGGCGTTATCGTCGGATTCATCGTCGGCCTCGTGTTCGCTGCCGTGTCGTACTTCTTCTGGTACTTCGGCGCGCTGCTTTCGGCGGCTGCCTCTGGCGCGCTTCTCGGCTCGGCGCTCATGGAGATCATCGGCGTCAGCTCGGGCGTTGCCGTATTCCTCGTCGCGGCGGCTGTTGCCCTCGTATTCTTCATCGGCGCGATGGTGCTGGCGCTGCCGATCTACGTCGTCATCATCAACACAGCGTTCGCCGGTGCCGCGGGCATCGTCACTGGCCTGCTGCTGCTGTTCAACCAGATCGATCGCATTGACCTGAACTATGGTCTGGCCTGGGCAACGGTCGAAGAATCCTGGTTCTGGATGATTGCCTGGATCGTGCTTACCGTCATCGGCATTCTCTATCAAATGCAGTCAATCGCGTCAGTCAAACTGCCGGAAGACCGCTGGACGCAAGCCCAGCAACCTGCCTGA
- a CDS encoding DUF389 domain-containing protein: MTATTADDEPVPPPDEPQPSNFNDLFGRIRRPSNGGGAAAASRRIYEFDTDRRGALERYAVLLVIATLLATFGLYKDAATIILAAMLIEQVVVPILAFSFALVTGDPRRQINAAIVIAASAGATIGISWLVTRALLSDRIAVSSQIIANSSPNLTDLVVALVAGAAGAYTILNRNRLTALPGVAVGLSLVPPLCAAGLLLGRGNTALAGGALLMYLTNLAAIVLSAALVFVLYGFLPRGRLPRQIKIGFAMAAVSVALVAYPLWTVTAAIVSNARDESVVLDITRQWVAPTVFEVESVSLDGEDVEIVLSGPTAPATVDNLAQQISYELGRQIDLHVEVYQRFTVRATGGD, translated from the coding sequence GTGACGGCAACCACCGCTGATGATGAGCCGGTTCCGCCGCCAGACGAACCCCAACCATCGAACTTCAACGACCTGTTTGGCCGCATCCGACGCCCATCAAACGGCGGCGGCGCGGCGGCTGCCTCACGCCGAATCTATGAGTTCGACACCGATCGGCGCGGCGCTCTGGAGCGCTACGCCGTCCTGCTCGTCATCGCAACCTTGCTCGCTACATTCGGACTCTACAAGGACGCTGCCACCATCATCCTGGCCGCCATGCTCATCGAGCAGGTTGTCGTCCCCATTCTCGCGTTTTCGTTTGCACTGGTCACCGGCGATCCACGTCGGCAGATCAACGCCGCGATCGTCATCGCCGCCTCGGCCGGCGCAACCATCGGCATCTCCTGGCTCGTCACTCGCGCACTGCTCTCCGACCGCATCGCCGTGTCGAGCCAAATCATCGCCAACAGCTCGCCGAATCTAACCGACCTCGTCGTTGCGCTGGTCGCTGGTGCCGCCGGTGCTTACACCATTCTCAATCGCAACCGACTCACCGCACTGCCGGGAGTTGCCGTCGGTCTCTCACTCGTACCACCGCTATGCGCTGCCGGACTGTTGCTCGGCCGCGGCAATACAGCATTGGCCGGTGGAGCACTCCTGATGTACCTGACCAACCTGGCAGCAATTGTGCTCTCGGCAGCATTGGTTTTCGTGCTTTACGGCTTCTTGCCACGCGGCAGACTGCCGCGCCAGATCAAGATCGGCTTCGCGATGGCAGCTGTCTCCGTCGCGTTGGTCGCCTATCCTCTCTGGACCGTCACCGCCGCGATCGTCTCAAATGCGCGCGACGAATCGGTTGTTCTTGACATCACCCGTCAATGGGTCGCGCCGACCGTCTTTGAAGTCGAGTCCGTATCACTGGACGGAGAAGATGTGGAAATTGTGCTGAGCGGCCCGACCGCACCGGCGACCGTCGACAACCTCGCGCAGCAGATCTCGTACGAGCTTGGTCGCCAGATTGATCTGCATGTCGAGGTCTATCAACGCTTCACTGTCAGAGCGACAGGCGGGGACTGA